Within Aspergillus oryzae RIB40 DNA, chromosome 2, the genomic segment CTTTGGCGGTTTGATCGGTGCCGGGGTCCTGGGCAATCTAGACGGTGCTCATGGCATCTCAGGATGGCGATGGTTATTCATCATCGAAGGTTGTATTACAGTGGGAATATCGCTGATGTCCATGTAGGTGCATGAGGCTCCCTCTGAAAGGCAATGCTAATGATCCAGTCTGCTTCTGCCGAATTATCCCGCAACCACATCGTGGCTAGATGAGACGGAGAAGTTGTATGCGCAATGGCGTCTCATCCAGGACGCGGGAGAAGCCGACGAGGCCAGGTCGAACAGTCTCCGTGAGGCGTTATGGTTGGTCTTTTCCGACAAGCGCATCTATCTGTTCATCCTGCTCCAGCACTCCTCGCTGCTGTCGCAGAACTTCCAGTACTTCTTCCCGACGATCGTTCAGACACTCGGTTATGGGAATATCGAGACTTTGCTGATCACGGCGCCGGTTTGGATTGCCACCTTTATGGTTTCCCTTCTGGTGACATGGTCGTCGGGTCGCACGAACGATCGCAGTCTGCACATCATCTCGCTGATGCTCGTGAGTGTGGTTGGATGCGTGATCTGCACCGCGACCACGAACATCGGTGCCAGGTTCTTCGGCATGTTTCTGTACGTATCTCTGTCCATTTCCCTCTGACCGGACTGACCGTTTAGAATGCCGATGGGTGCCGTTTCCGCTTATCAAATTATTATTGCATGGGTGGCCAACTCCTTCCCCCGGCCCCTGGTCAAACGGTCTGCGGCGATCGCGACGGCGAATATGATTGGCAACACGGCCTCCATCTATGGCAGTTACATGTGGCCATCGTCCTCCGGTCCGCGGTACAtcgccggtggtggtgcgaCGGCTGCAATCGCGTTCCTGGTTGCGATCCTAGCCTTGGTCATTCGCATGGTCCATTCCCAGATGAATAAGCGTCTCGACCTGGCCCAGGAGAGCAGCCAGTCGGGGATTAGATATATCTTGTAGGATAGACGTTCCATAGCTTTCAATAGACTAGatagaaagcaaacaagACGACGGTCGCGACGTTAGAAACGGGATGACCGATATAAATTTCATgaaagcagaagcagaacgaAGAACACACTAGGTGCCGTAGTAGCTCGTAATACTCTGGATAAATACAGCTAGGACTGAATTCCAGGTATCGGGATTATCTGCGTTTAGTCGTAGAAACCCGTTGGGCCATACCGGGTGATGAACTCGTCCGCTAACTCCCATGCTCTTGTACAATCCTCAtcattctcctccctccACTCCGCTCAGTCCTCTATATCCACTTCAAAGGGCGCTCTTACTGGTGTTCTGCATGTTGCCGTATCGTTCCCATGAGTCATTGTCATCGCGTGGAGGAACATTGGGAACAATGCGGACTTCGCAATTGTTCTGTAAACGTCAGCACCCCCGGATTACATCTACACGCCGCGCTCACCTTATCATCTAGGACCGATCCTTCCGATCTTGAGAGGCTTCAGCTCGCCACTGCGGAGGGCGGGTccaaagtcaatcaatcattcgTTCCGCGATAAGTTAAGTTACGATTGGCAGGTCCAACCGTGGTACAGCAAGCCTGTGGTCAATTTTTTGTATCGGTAGTAGGCGGATTTCGTTCATTTGTATGGAGAATGAGTCACTCGTCTACGTTTACTGGCAAGTGTGGTCAAGCCAGACCTTCTAGGAATAGCCGAAAGCACTAGGATCGATATCAATATAATCCCCGAGATCGTAGGGTCATTCCAAACCATTGGGAGGTTATGGTAAAATTAAATATCAAATAGTTCAGTAACCACTTGCATTAGGCGAAAACCTCATGCAGCACCTTCAAGCTTCTGAGCCTCGCACATCTTAGCATACATGCCCCCCCTGGCAACCAATTCGCTGTGCGTCCCGGCCTCCACAATCTTGCCTGCgtagaagacgaagatgcACTTAGCATCGCGGACCGTCGAAAGGCGGTGCGCCACCGCGATGGTGATACGGTCTCTGGATGACGCTGCCCCCACCAGCGCGCCCTGGACAAGTTTCTCCGACTCGGTGTCGAGCGCGCTCGTCGCTTCATCAAGAAGGACCACGTTGGGCTTGCGTACCAGCGCCCGAGCGATGGCGATGCGCTGCCGCTGACCCCCGGAGAGCTGGCTGCCGCTGGTCCCACACGGCGTGTCGAGGCCCTCGGGCAGCGATAATATGAAGTCCCATACATTGGCCGCCCGACACGCCTCCTCCAGCGCCTCGTCCGACGCTGCCTCCGTTACGCCGAGGTCCGGCAGGCCCTGCGAGATATTCTCACGAATCGTACCAGGGAAGAGTGTCGGCTCTTGCTGCACCAGGGCGACGTGCTTGCGGTATAGAAGCGGGTTGATGCTCGATAACGGCGCAGACGTGTCAATGGTGATGGCGCCGCTTACCGGGTCGTAGAAGCGCTCTAGGAGCGAGATCATTGTGCTCTTTCCACAACCTGATGCACCCACGAAGGCCACGAAGTCACCTCGTTGAATCTAGGCAGGGTTAATGTCAGAGAGCACTCCTGAGTCACAAGCTAAACTCCGCCCAGAGAGCAGACACCAGCACAGTAGGGACTTACCGACAGAGACACGCCCTTGAGTACCCGGTGGTCGGGCGCGAGGGGGTACGAAAAATGCACGTCATGGAAGTCGTAGGAGCGGCACCCGTGCTTGGGCCCCTCTTCGCGCTTGCCACCAGTCTCACGGATGGTTCCGTGGAGGCTGTCGAGCCAGAAGTAGTAGTTGCTAGCTTGGTTCGCCTTTGTTAAGCCTGGAAACTGTCAGTAACTCGATACAAGCAAACTTCGAGCCTCCATTGGACTCACTGCTGGCGAAGCTGAAAGCCAACGCGGTGGCTTGGCCGGAGAAGTAAACACCCATAAACGATACGATGAACTGATACAAGCTGATTTCCTCGTCGTTGATTAGCTTTGATCCCCACCTGCTCGCACAGTTAATCATCCGAGTCGCTTCACATGACGAGGCAAAGCCAGGAAGTGAACAcccaccaaaaccccaaGGCTAGCACGAAATATTCGACAGACTGGGTGAGAGAGAACCAGATCATCATGTGGAACATGGGTCTGCGCATCTGATATATCGCTAGGTCGAGCTCATAGACGTACTTCCTCAGCACGGTGCTCTCAAGGGCCAGCGAAGAGACGGTGCGGATCGCCGTAATTGTCTCCGAAGCCACCGAAGCACTGGCCGATAGCCTCTTATCCATTTTGTCGTCCATATCGGCCTCAATCCGGACGCGCACATATCCCCCTAGCATCATGGGCGGTAGGCCGACGAGGACGCCAACCAGCCCTAGCTTCCAAGACACGACAATTGCAAGAATACTAGACACGAGGATGTTCAATACGGACATGAAGACGATAGCAACGGTGAAGCCCATCAACTCCAGAATGGCCTGCGGGTATGAATCGAGGCGACTTATGAGTGCGCCCACCGTGTTTTCTGGCCGGTCGAAGAACCGAAGGTCCTGCCGGAGGAAGGACTCCAGAATTTCCCGTCGCATCTTCCTGCTGAGTCTCTGGGACACGGTACGCTCGGAGTCAGTACGGTGATGCGAGACTGGGAATGGGACTTTCCTTCCCGCACCGAGGACATGGAAGCTCTTACATGTGCGATAGTATTGGTCGACCAGCCCATAACGAAGTATATGACTAGAATGCCGAGCGACATCACGAAGAACATTaacgagatgaagttgcCGCGAGTGACCACGTTAGAGGAGGTAAAGACGCTCATTATATTGCCTAGCAAGAGCGCTTGTCCAGGATTGATGACCGCTGTGAGTGATATGGTGGTGAGTAGGTGTAACGGCAGCAGCGCACTCTCCAGGGCTGGATCCTGGGAGCCATACTCAAATGAAGACCACTAACCTCCTCCGATGCACGTGGCTATTGTGACCGCGAACCAAAGCCAGATATCGCGTGTCCCCCTCAGAAGCTTCCAAATATTGCGGATGATGTCCGTCTTGTCGTACAAGTCATGATCCTCTGGATTGCTTAGTGCCGCCAATTGTTGCGTCTTGGGCGTCCGCATCCTGGCAAGAGACTGAATGCGACCGACGTGATAGTTCTCCTTTTCTGAAATCCTATCAGAAGTCTTGCTACTCTCCAGCCTATCCTCATTCTCGATGTTGGCCGGCGCGAGGTCCTGGGCCTTGACGAGTGTGGCGTAGATACCGTTCCTGGACACCAGCTCTTCGTGACGTCCCTGTTCGATGATCTTACCCTTAGACATGACCACGATGTTATCGGCGTTGCGAATGGTGGCGAGCTTGTGAGCGATCACGATGGTCGTCCGGTTCTTGGAGGCGTTTTCAAGGGCCTTCTGGACGATGCCCTCGGCATATGGGTCCAGCGCGCTGGTCGCTTCGTCGAGGAGCAGGACTTTGGGCTCCGAGATCACGCTACGGGCAATGGCGATCCGCTGCTTCTGTCCGCCCGAGAGCAGGCCGCCTCTCTCGCCGATGCGCGTGTGGTACCCTTGCGGCAGGGTCTGAATGAACTCATGCGCGAAGGCGAGCTTCGCGGCTACTTGGACGCGCTGCATTTGCTCCTCTTGCGATGCTGCCTCCCATTGGGTGCCAACCAGGCCGTTGGCGATGGTCTCGAATACACTGGCGTTGAAGAGCACCGGTTCCTGGACTCGTTAGCGAGTGGTGTCTTGCAATTCTCTAGTACGAACTTTAGGTGCCTTGCCTGTTGCACTAGGCGGATATTGGTCCGCAACCACTTGAGGTTAAGCTGACCGATGTCCTTGCCATCCAAACAGATGCTGCCTGCTTGGGGGTTATACCATCTTTCAAGCAAGCCGATAACCGTACTTTTTCCTGAGCCGGAAGGTCCCTTTTTAGCACAGTTTCATTAGAGGCTTCTTGGACAAATATTGATCAGAGACTACTCACCACCAACGCCGTGACCTTGCCTGCGGGGATGTTTAATGTGAAGTCCTCCAAGACCGAGACATCTTGACGCGTAGGATAGCTGAATCTGACACCATACAAATCAATAAAGCCGGTCGTTTTGTCCGGTTGGTATCCCAGTTCATCGAAGGGGTTGATTTCGGATTGCCTATCAATGAGAGCGAACAGCTCCGAAGCCGCAGTTGCCGCACGGCTGAAGGTTACCATGTGCGGTGCGATTTGCGTGACTGTATTTGCAGCCATGATGACGGAGAACAGAACACTGCCGTCGTAATTAGTTCAAGGATCTATATGAAGGAATGGCAGCCTAGTTGCCGGCTCGCCGGCAGGGGGATGGAGACGCACGTAAATACGGTTCCTAGATCAGGGATCTCGCCACGGTCGAACATGGCAATGCCCTGCCAGAACGCCAGGCCCATGCCGGCGTAGACGACGAAATACTGCCCTCCGAACACCATGCCGTACAGCTTGTTCTTTCTCATTCCTTGGGTGTACGCATGCTGGAGGTACGAGTCGTACTTGGCTAACACCCTTGGTTGAAGGCTGAATGCTTGAATGGTCCGGACCCCTCCGAAGACGCTCTCGGCATAGCTACTGGCGTGGGCGTAGATCTGCAAGATCTTGGTCTCAATCGTAGCATCGATGCCCCCTACCATGCCGACTACAATGAGCAGAGTTGGcacaatgaagatgaggatcaAAGTCAGCTTCCATTGTGTTACAAACGCAACTATGAAGGCTGCCACGAAAGTGGCCGTCGCTTGGATGGCGATGCCAAGTTTCTCTGCGATGCCGGATTGAATGAGTTTGCCGTTCGTGGTCGCTTGTTGAGATATAGATCCGGTGGCGCCTCGGTCATAGTATGCAATTTCTTGGCTCAAGGCAGCCCGTAGATAGCTTTGACGGACGTTACGGGTTAAGTGGTACGCGACATAGGTGAATAGAGATGCGTAGATGTATGTAGCCATGAGACGGACGATACCTATGTAAATGAAGTACAGACTTCAGTTTCATTAGCGTATGTTTTTTACCGTCTTCAAAGCACAAGGGGGACAATGCTCTTACGCCGACGTTCGCACCGCTGACATGAGGTTTTCCGGCATTGAGCGCGCGTCAGAGAAGCTGAAGTCGCTCAACAGAGTCAAGAAGTTTCCCATGACCAGGTTGACCATGGCAACAGCAACACCAGAAGTAATAGCAGCGATGAAAGCAATACCTTCTAGGACGTAGAGTTTCGTCTCACCGAAGGTTAAAACTCTCTGAAGGGTAGACCGTCCCAGCTCGTCAGCCACCACTCGTACCATTAGGTATTCCGTCATCACCTTTCCGGCCAGACTTACCAGGAAGCCATTTGTGCCACCTTTCTTCCCAGCGGGCACGTCCTCTTTCTCCGGTTCGATTAAGATTTCAGTATCGTTGCCCACCCCGACAGCTCCCTCAGCCTCCCGCTGATTTATACGAACTATCATGATCCGTGttgaaatgaaaaggaagaaaggagcgGGAAATCAGTAGAGTGGTATGTTGAGCTTGGCCGACTGGATGAACGAAGGTAATTGGGAAATTCGAGAGAATCCTGAAgtaaagatatatataaggagaacaagaacggGAGGCGTTTAGGGTACAAGGGAAGACATCCCTGAATCTTTGGCTTAAGGACAGCCGCACCGTTCTAAAGGCCTCGGGGGCCTGGAGGCTACCATGTCCGGTGGGCCATCACCTGGGTATGAAGATGGTGAAAGTACTGCAGTATTTCTCGGAGAGGAAAGTATGGGAGACGGCGGAGTCTCGGAGCCTCCGAGGACCCGAAGACCAGCGCCAAGCCTTCCCCAATTAAATCGCCTTCGGATCCCAACCTTTACTTTTACGCTCCGATGCCTCTGCTGTCTAGTATACGAACAAACTAACACTAACACCCACCTTCGCACTCTCGATGGAAGAAAGTCCCGATGTCTCGCTCCTGCGGACTGGGGAAGACGAGGAACAGAATCCTAGCGGGACCGAGAAGTTAGCAGTGAGCTGACCGCTGTATGTGAAACCAAATCACGTCGCTGATCAGCTTCTGCGATAAATCAGTGTTATCGCTGCCGTCAACGCAAGGTGAAGACAAGGTCTCCATCCTTTGGTGGGTTTTAGTGTTTAATTTCGCGCTCAGGTAAAATGCGACCGGGCAAGCCCGTGTAGTCACTGTGTCAAAGCTGGGACACAATGCTCATACGCAAGCGGCCCCAAGCCGAGAGAAAGGCGACAGAGGGTCATGGTCTCGAAGACTTAGTAAGTATCTACAAATACTAAGCCCGAGTGAGGCAGGATGCCGGGCTGAAATTCGTCAAGTGATGCCAAATTGGACGAAATATCCAACAAAATCGACGAGCTCAGCCAGAGGGTGAGCCAGTTGAGTCATGAACCGACCAAAAGTAGACCCTCTAAAGCCTTCGACTTCATACATTCTATAAATACCAGCCAGGAGGAGTCCTGCTCGCCCCCTTTGTTCGGACCAACGCCATCAACTCCCTCACTCAGCTCTACGCCACACCAAGGCACCCTGCCGTACAATCCTACCAGCGCAGGTGTTCATGAAGTGCATGACAGCTCTTCTGAAGCAGAGTATGAGGGCGAATCGTTGCTTTTCGCTCACGCCGTCTTCGCTAGTCGTTTTCTGCAGAATGCCATTGACAGTACGACTAACCCCGAGCTCGCGCAGGAGATGCAAGCCGCCCTGGACGGCCTCAAGACTGCCGTTCATTCTGGGAACCAACAGTCCCATACGCTCGGTACCCTCTATCCTCATGCTAAGGCGATCCCATCCGGCTCGACGACCCGCAACCTCCCTCTACCATCTATGGACAAGGTGTTCATGTGCTTGCGTATGGCCAGAGAATGCCCGCAAGTGGCCACGCTATGGTTGGGGGACTATATTAGACCCAGCCAGTTCAACGACTA encodes:
- a CDS encoding putative MFS transporter (permease of the major facilitator superfamily), translated to MRRLTSGNAMHSYKTTVNPLDRVLPPIQALNMTKPEAQAEYHEHVQKVEQSEQDVIYQTYASQSPEWHRKMTKQLLRKVDFHLLPCLIVMYLLNFLDRNSNLSQARLGTLEKDLKMKGTDYNLATSILFVGYLLMQLPSNLLLTRVRPSLFLGITMAIWGVISACQAATQSFTGLVLSRFFLGFVEAPFFPGAIMLMSSWYTRQELSHRIAWFYAGSSLANAFGGLIGAGVLGNLDGAHGISGWRWLFIIEGCITVGISLMSILLLPNYPATTSWLDETEKLYAQWRLIQDAGEADEARSNSLREALWLVFSDKRIYLFILLQHSSLLSQNFQYFFPTIVQTLGYGNIETLLITAPVWIATFMVSLLVTWSSGRTNDRSLHIISLMLVSVVGCVICTATTNIGARFFGMFLMPMGAVSAYQIIIAWVANSFPRPLVKRSAAIATANMIGNTASIYGSYMWPSSSGPRYIAGGGATAAIAFLVAILALVIRMVHSQMNKRLDLAQESSQSGIRYIL
- a CDS encoding ABC transporter ATP-binding protein (multidrug/pheromone exporter, ABC superfamily), with amino-acid sequence MIVRINQREAEGAVGVGNDTEILIEPEKEDVPAGKKGGTNGFLVSLAGKVMTEYLMVRVVADELGRSTLQRVLTFGETKLYVLEGIAFIAAITSGVAVAMVNLVMGNFLTLLSDFSFSDARSMPENLMSAVRTSALYFIYIGIVRLMATYIYASLFTYVAYHLTRNVRQSYLRAALSQEIAYYDRGATGSISQQATTNGKLIQSGIAEKLGIAIQATATFVAAFIVAFVTQWKLTLILIFIVPTLLIVVGMVGGIDATIETKILQIYAHASSYAESVFGGVRTIQAFSLQPRVLAKYDSYLQHAYTQGMRKNKLYGMVFGGQYFVVYAGMGLAFWQGIAMFDRGEIPDLGTVFTVLFSVIMAANTVTQIAPHMVTFSRAATAASELFALIDRQSEINPFDELGYQPDKTTGFIDLYGVRFSYPTRQDVSVLEDFTLNIPAGKVTALVGPSGSGKSTVIGLLERWYNPQAGSICLDGKDIGQLNLKWLRTNIRLVQQARHLNVFETIANGLVGTQWEAASQEEQMQRVQVAAKLAFAHEFIQTLPQGYHTRIGERGGLLSGGQKQRIAIARSVISEPKVLLLDEATSALDPYAEGIVQKALENASKNRTTIVIAHKLATIRNADNIVVMSKGKIIEQGRHEELVSRNGIYATLVKAQDLAPANIENEDRLESSKTSDRISEKENYHVGRIQSLARMRTPKTQQLAALSNPEDHDLYDKTDIIRNIWKLLRGTRDIWLWFAVTIATCIGGAVINPGQALLLGNIMSVFTSSNVVTRGNFISLMFFVMSLGILVIYFVMGWSTNTIAHRLSRKMRREILESFLRQDLRFFDRPENTVGALISRLDSYPQAILELMGFTVAIVFMSVLNILVSSILAIVVSWKLGLVGVLVGLPPMMLGGYVRVRIEADMDDKMDKRLSASASVASETITAIRTVSSLALESTVLRKYVYELDLAIYQMRRPMFHMMIWFSLTQSVEYFVLALGFWWGSKLINDEEISLYQFIVSFMGVYFSGQATALAFSFASSLTKANQASNYYFWLDSLHGTIRETGGKREEGPKHGCRSYDFHDVHFSYPLAPDHRVLKGVSLSIQRGDFVAFVGASGCGKSTMISLLERFYDPVSGAITIDTSAPLSSINPLLYRKHVALVQQEPTLFPGTIRENISQGLPDLGVTEAASDEALEEACRAANVWDFILSLPEGLDTPCGTSGSQLSGGQRQRIAIARALVRKPNVVLLDEATSALDTESEKLVQGALVGAASSRDRITIAVAHRLSTVRDAKCIFVFYAGKIVEAGTHSELVARGGMYAKMCEAQKLEGAA
- a CDS encoding uncharacterized protein (predicted protein); its protein translation is MPNWTKYPTKSTSSARGQEESCSPPLFGPTPSTPSLSSTPHQGTLPYNPTSAGVHEVHDSSSEAEYEGESLLFAHAVFASRFLQNAIDSTTNPELAQEMQAALDGLKTAVHSGNQQSHTLGTLYPHAKAIPSGSTTRNLPLPSMDKVFMCLRMARECPQVATLWLGDYIRPSQFNDYFIKIASPGSATEADMIIVHCGLYWLFCECSKAVPDEDTKRDYDAQAFLCAANLETVLANLRFHQPTDLDFAYAMGMAVSTLLASCKTPSKGSIPTDRSWLAT